A genomic window from Mesorhizobium sp. CAU 1732 includes:
- a CDS encoding cell division protein ZapA — protein MAQVTVTIDGKAYRMACDEGQQEHLIDLAGRFDRYVSHLKGSFGEIGDQRITVMAGIMVIDELAELQKRMKGMESEIATLRKTRDDALTKADKNDAALTGALASLAERMEGLAGRLNADRVPG, from the coding sequence ATGGCTCAGGTTACCGTAACGATCGACGGCAAGGCCTATCGGATGGCTTGCGACGAGGGTCAGCAGGAGCACCTGATCGACCTTGCAGGGCGTTTCGACCGCTATGTCTCGCACCTCAAGGGCTCGTTCGGCGAGATCGGCGACCAGCGTATCACCGTCATGGCCGGCATCATGGTGATAGACGAGCTGGCCGAACTGCAAAAGCGCATGAAAGGCATGGAGAGCGAGATCGCCACCCTGCGCAAGACGCGCGACGACGCACTCACCAAGGCCGACAAGAACGATGCCGCGCTGACGGGCGCGCTCGCCAGCCTTGCCGAGCGCATGGAAGGCCTCGCGGGCCGGCTCAACGCCGACCGGGTTCCTGGCTGA
- the gap gene encoding type I glyceraldehyde-3-phosphate dehydrogenase, producing the protein MTVKVAINGFGRIGRNIVRAIYESGRKDIDVVAINDLGPVETNAHLLRYDSVHGRFPSEVKVVGDTIEVGSDSFKVFAERDPSKLPWGDLGVDIVLECTGIFTSKEKASAHLTAGAKRVIVSAPADNADLTVVYGVNHDKLTKDHIVISNASCTTNCLAPVAMVLNDSFGIEKGFMTTVHAYTGDQPTLDTMHKDLYRGRAAAMSMIPTSTGAAKAVGLVLPELKGKLDGVSIRVPTPNVSVIDFKFVPKRKVTVEEVNAALVAAADGKLKNILAYTNEPLVSIDLNHNPASSTFALDQTKVVDGDLVRVMSWYDNEWGFSNRMADTAVAFGKTI; encoded by the coding sequence ATGACCGTCAAAGTCGCCATCAACGGATTTGGCCGCATCGGCCGAAACATCGTCCGCGCTATCTATGAGAGCGGCCGCAAGGACATCGACGTCGTTGCGATCAACGATCTCGGTCCGGTCGAGACGAATGCGCACCTGCTTCGCTACGACAGCGTCCACGGCCGCTTCCCCAGCGAAGTCAAGGTTGTCGGCGACACGATCGAGGTGGGCTCCGACTCATTCAAGGTCTTTGCCGAGCGTGATCCGTCCAAGCTCCCCTGGGGCGATCTCGGCGTCGACATCGTGCTGGAATGCACCGGTATCTTCACGTCCAAAGAAAAGGCATCGGCTCACCTGACCGCCGGCGCCAAGCGCGTCATCGTCTCGGCGCCCGCCGACAATGCCGACCTCACGGTCGTCTATGGCGTCAATCACGACAAGCTGACCAAGGATCACATCGTGATCTCGAATGCGTCGTGCACGACCAACTGCCTCGCGCCCGTCGCGATGGTGCTGAACGATTCGTTCGGCATCGAGAAGGGCTTCATGACGACGGTTCACGCCTATACGGGCGACCAGCCGACGCTCGACACGATGCACAAGGACCTCTACCGCGGCCGCGCGGCGGCGATGTCGATGATCCCGACCTCGACGGGCGCCGCGAAGGCCGTTGGCCTCGTTCTGCCGGAGCTTAAGGGCAAGCTCGACGGCGTCTCGATTCGCGTGCCGACCCCGAACGTCTCGGTCATCGACTTCAAGTTCGTGCCGAAGCGCAAGGTCACCGTCGAAGAGGTGAACGCAGCGCTGGTTGCCGCCGCCGATGGCAAGCTGAAGAACATCCTCGCCTACACGAACGAGCCGCTCGTCTCGATCGACCTCAACCACAACCCGGCCTCGTCGACATTCGCGCTCGACCAGACCAAGGTCGTCGACGGCGATCTCGTCCGCGTGATGTCGTGGTACGACAATGAATGGGGCTTCTCGAACCGCATGGCCGACACGGCCGTCGCATTCGGCAAGACCATCTGA
- a CDS encoding thiamine diphosphokinase has product MSRFAILLGGDVVATPRLSAQLDGTRVIAADSGMRHAATLGLKPELWTGDFDSVEDSMREANPDVPVEAFPPEKDMTDGEIAIDAALKRGATDLLLVGAFGGARADHAFLHLTAALRLAESGVACMLSSGHQEGSPVLPGKTSYDYDEGTLFSILAFSDLAGLTLSGAKWPLADRDVVFGSSLTLSNAVAGRLTVGLLSGRAMLVAHPVS; this is encoded by the coding sequence ATGAGCCGCTTCGCTATCCTGCTCGGCGGCGACGTTGTCGCGACGCCCCGCCTGTCGGCACAGCTCGACGGCACGCGCGTCATCGCGGCCGATTCCGGCATGCGGCATGCGGCGACGCTCGGGCTGAAGCCCGAACTGTGGACGGGCGATTTTGATTCCGTCGAAGACAGCATGCGGGAGGCCAATCCCGATGTTCCGGTGGAGGCATTCCCGCCTGAAAAGGACATGACCGACGGCGAGATCGCCATAGATGCAGCGTTGAAGCGTGGCGCGACCGACCTTCTTCTCGTCGGTGCTTTCGGTGGCGCCCGGGCCGACCACGCGTTCCTGCATCTGACGGCCGCGCTTCGGCTTGCCGAGAGCGGCGTTGCCTGCATGCTTTCGAGCGGTCATCAGGAAGGCTCTCCGGTTCTTCCCGGCAAGACCAGCTATGACTATGATGAGGGAACGCTCTTCAGCATTCTCGCCTTCTCCGATCTCGCAGGCCTGACGCTATCTGGCGCCAAATGGCCGCTGGCTGATCGTGACGTCGTGTTCGGTTCTTCGTTGACGCTTTCCAACGCAGTTGCCGGCCGATTGACGGTCGGCCTCTTGAGCGGTCGCGCCATGCTCGTCGCCCATCCCGTTTCCTAA
- a CDS encoding CcdB family protein has product MARFDLFEAPDGSGMLVDVQSDLIDVAKTRVVIPLLPSSITPRAIGRLHPVFSIEGRDHVLATHLIATVPGEILVGRRGSLSAHRDEITVALDMLFHGF; this is encoded by the coding sequence ATGGCGCGATTTGATCTGTTTGAAGCGCCTGACGGCAGTGGAATGCTCGTCGATGTTCAGTCCGATCTTATCGATGTCGCCAAGACTCGGGTGGTCATTCCATTGCTTCCAAGCTCGATCACGCCGCGGGCGATCGGCCGCCTGCATCCCGTCTTCTCGATAGAGGGACGCGACCATGTGTTGGCGACCCACCTGATCGCCACCGTTCCAGGTGAAATTCTCGTCGGCAGGCGAGGCAGCCTCTCCGCGCACCGCGACGAGATCACGGTTGCGCTCGACATGCTGTTTCACGGTTTCTGA
- a CDS encoding DUF4164 domain-containing protein, whose amino-acid sequence MTGEATLKEVIHRLGKAIETLEDAAAARLEREQDYGEAEAEVQRMNADRARLAQELDSSEARADRLEEANKEVSRRLVAAMETIRAVLDR is encoded by the coding sequence ATGACCGGGGAAGCGACGCTCAAGGAAGTTATCCATCGCCTCGGAAAGGCGATCGAAACGCTCGAAGACGCAGCGGCGGCGCGGCTCGAACGCGAGCAGGATTATGGTGAGGCCGAAGCCGAGGTCCAGCGCATGAACGCGGACCGTGCGCGCCTCGCGCAGGAACTCGACAGCTCCGAAGCACGCGCCGACCGGCTCGAGGAAGCCAACAAGGAAGTCTCGCGCAGGCTGGTCGCGGCGATGGAGACGATCCGCGCCGTGCTCGACAGATAG
- the tkt gene encoding transketolase produces MTSREMHDRMANAIRFLSMDAVEQANSGHPGLPMGAADIATVLFTRFLSYDPQQPHWADRDRFVLSAGHGSMLLYSLLYLTGYEDIDIEQIKHFRQLGWKTAGHPEYGHAAGIETTTGPLGQGLANSVGMALSERILNARFGNDLVDHYTYVLAGDGCLMEGISQEALSLAGHLKLNKLIVFWDDNNISIDGAISLSDSTDQCKRFEASGWNTLRIDGHDPDAIAAAIEAAQASDKPTLIAAKTTIGFGAPTRAGTNKAHGSPLGAEEIAGARKALGWTSEPFVVPSDILDAWRLAGLRSAKERKAWEKRLAAADAETRAEFERRIRGDLPAGFDAAIVDYKKKLSSDKPKVATRKSSEMALEVINAIVPETIGGSADLTGSNNTKTSQTNPIKPDDYSGRYIYYGIREHGMASAMNGMTLHGGVIPYGGTFLTFSDYARPAMRLASLMGIRTVFVMTHDSIGLGEDGPTHQPVEHLAALRAIPNHYVMRPADAVEAAECWQVALESTKTPSTLALTRQNLPTLRTDHIEENLSAHGAYELETADGDAEVTIFATGSEVEIAVAARAILQKNGHPTRVVSVPCFELFEKQSDDYRAAIVGKASVKIAIEAGIRQGWDAIIGSDGIFVGMTGFGASGKIEDLYPHFGITAEKAAEAAEKRLSAKR; encoded by the coding sequence ATGACCTCACGCGAAATGCACGACCGTATGGCCAATGCGATCCGCTTCCTTTCCATGGATGCGGTCGAGCAGGCGAATTCGGGCCACCCCGGCCTGCCGATGGGCGCGGCCGATATCGCGACCGTCTTGTTCACGCGCTTCCTGTCTTACGATCCGCAGCAGCCGCACTGGGCCGACCGCGACCGTTTCGTGCTTTCGGCGGGCCACGGCTCGATGCTGCTCTATTCGCTCCTCTACCTGACCGGGTATGAGGACATCGACATCGAACAGATCAAGCATTTCCGCCAGCTCGGCTGGAAGACGGCCGGTCACCCCGAATACGGCCACGCGGCCGGTATCGAGACGACGACCGGCCCGCTCGGCCAGGGTCTTGCCAATTCCGTCGGCATGGCGCTGTCGGAGCGTATTCTCAACGCACGCTTCGGCAATGATCTCGTCGATCACTACACCTATGTGCTGGCCGGCGACGGTTGCCTTATGGAAGGCATCAGCCAGGAAGCGCTGTCGCTTGCAGGCCATCTGAAGCTCAACAAGCTGATCGTCTTCTGGGACGACAACAACATCTCGATCGATGGCGCGATCTCGCTGTCCGACTCGACCGACCAGTGCAAGCGCTTCGAAGCGTCCGGCTGGAACACGCTGCGCATCGACGGGCACGATCCGGACGCGATTGCCGCCGCCATCGAGGCAGCACAGGCCTCCGACAAGCCGACATTGATCGCAGCCAAGACCACGATCGGTTTCGGCGCGCCGACCCGCGCCGGCACCAACAAGGCCCACGGCTCGCCGCTGGGTGCCGAAGAGATCGCCGGTGCGCGCAAGGCACTGGGCTGGACTTCCGAGCCGTTCGTTGTGCCGTCCGACATTCTCGACGCCTGGCGCCTTGCCGGCCTGCGGTCTGCCAAAGAGCGCAAGGCGTGGGAGAAGCGTCTCGCAGCAGCCGACGCGGAAACGCGCGCCGAGTTCGAACGCCGCATTCGGGGCGATCTGCCGGCAGGCTTCGATGCAGCCATCGTCGACTACAAGAAGAAGCTGTCGTCCGACAAGCCGAAGGTCGCGACGCGCAAATCGTCCGAGATGGCACTGGAGGTCATCAACGCGATCGTGCCGGAAACGATCGGCGGTTCGGCCGATCTGACGGGCTCGAACAACACCAAGACCAGCCAGACGAACCCGATCAAGCCGGACGATTATTCCGGCCGCTACATCTATTACGGCATCCGCGAGCACGGCATGGCCTCTGCCATGAACGGCATGACACTGCATGGCGGCGTCATTCCCTATGGCGGCACCTTCCTGACTTTTTCGGACTATGCGCGTCCGGCGATGCGCCTCGCTTCGCTGATGGGCATCCGCACCGTTTTCGTCATGACGCACGATTCGATCGGTCTTGGCGAGGACGGCCCGACGCATCAGCCGGTCGAGCATCTTGCGGCCCTGCGTGCGATTCCCAACCACTATGTGATGCGGCCCGCCGACGCGGTCGAGGCGGCGGAATGCTGGCAGGTGGCGCTTGAATCGACCAAGACGCCGTCGACGCTCGCTCTGACCCGCCAGAACCTGCCGACGCTGCGCACCGACCATATCGAGGAAAACCTCAGCGCCCACGGTGCCTACGAGCTTGAGACCGCCGACGGGGATGCCGAAGTGACGATCTTTGCGACGGGTTCGGAAGTCGAGATCGCGGTTGCTGCACGCGCGATCCTGCAAAAGAACGGCCATCCGACCCGCGTCGTTTCCGTGCCCTGCTTCGAACTTTTCGAAAAGCAGTCCGACGACTATCGCGCCGCGATCGTGGGCAAGGCTTCCGTCAAAATCGCCATCGAAGCCGGCATCCGGCAGGGATGGGACGCGATCATCGGGTCCGATGGCATCTTCGTCGGCATGACCGGCTTCGGCGCCAGCGGCAAGATCGAAGACCTTTATCCGCATTTCGGCATCACGGCGGAAAAGGCGGCCGAAGCCGCTGAAAAGCGCCTGTCCGCAAAGCGCTGA
- a CDS encoding phosphoglycerate kinase produces the protein MTGFRTLDQADVAGKRVLVRVDLNVPVKDGAITDATRIERVAPTITELSEKGAKVILLAHFGRPKGAPDASMSLEPIAKETASVIGRPVAFASDCIGDVAAKAVSAMKDGDILLLENTRFHAGEEKNDPDFVKALAANGDIYVNDAFSAAHRAHASTEGLARVLPAYAGRTMQAELEALEKGLGTPVKPVVAIVGGAKVSTKIDLLMNLVKRVDALVIGGGMANTFLAARGTAVGKSLCEHDLAPTAKQIMIEAATAGCAIILPVDGVVAKEFKAGASNEAVDIEKVPADGMILDVGPKTIETINQWIERAATVVWNGPLGAFEIEPFDKATVAAAKFAAQRTKDGKLVSVAGGGDTVAALNHAGVADDFTYVSTAGGAFLEWMEGKDLPGVTALSV, from the coding sequence GTGACAGGGTTCCGCACACTCGACCAGGCCGATGTCGCCGGCAAACGCGTGCTGGTGCGCGTGGACCTCAACGTTCCCGTCAAGGATGGTGCCATCACGGACGCGACGCGCATCGAGCGTGTCGCGCCGACGATCACCGAGCTCTCCGAGAAGGGCGCGAAGGTGATCCTGCTGGCGCATTTCGGCCGTCCCAAGGGCGCACCGGATGCGTCGATGTCGCTTGAACCGATTGCCAAGGAAACGGCCTCGGTCATCGGCCGTCCGGTCGCCTTCGCATCCGACTGCATCGGCGATGTCGCCGCCAAGGCCGTTTCTGCAATGAAGGATGGCGACATCCTGCTCCTTGAAAACACGCGCTTCCACGCGGGCGAGGAGAAGAACGATCCGGACTTCGTCAAGGCGCTGGCCGCCAATGGCGATATCTACGTCAATGACGCGTTTTCCGCCGCGCACCGCGCCCATGCCTCCACCGAAGGGCTCGCGCGCGTGCTTCCGGCCTATGCGGGCCGTACCATGCAGGCGGAGCTGGAAGCGCTCGAAAAGGGCCTCGGAACGCCGGTCAAGCCGGTCGTCGCGATTGTCGGCGGCGCCAAGGTCTCGACCAAGATCGATCTGCTCATGAACCTCGTGAAGCGTGTCGATGCGCTGGTGATCGGCGGCGGTATGGCGAACACGTTCCTCGCCGCGCGCGGCACTGCCGTCGGCAAGTCGCTCTGCGAGCACGACCTGGCACCCACGGCCAAGCAGATCATGATCGAGGCGGCGACGGCCGGCTGCGCCATCATCCTGCCTGTGGATGGTGTGGTGGCGAAGGAGTTCAAAGCCGGTGCGTCGAACGAGGCGGTCGACATCGAAAAGGTGCCGGCGGACGGCATGATCCTCGATGTCGGGCCGAAGACGATCGAGACGATCAACCAGTGGATCGAGCGGGCCGCGACTGTGGTCTGGAACGGCCCGCTGGGCGCATTCGAGATCGAGCCCTTCGATAAGGCAACCGTGGCTGCCGCCAAATTCGCGGCGCAGCGCACGAAGGACGGCAAACTCGTCTCAGTGGCGGGCGGCGGCGATACGGTTGCCGCGCTCAACCATGCCGGCGTAGCGGACGATTTCACCTATGTCTCGACCGCCGGCGGCGCCTTCCTCGAATGGATGGAAGGCAAGGATTTGCCCGGCGTGACCGCGCTGTCGGTGTAA
- a CDS encoding DUF1801 domain-containing protein, with protein sequence MAKRGTNDAEGPSPSHLIDERIKELNDWRGETLARIRALIKAADPDIIEEWKWRGVPVWSHAGIICTGETYKAAVKMTFAKGASLEDPSNLFNASLEGNTRRAIDFHEGDEIEEEALKTLIRAAVALNVAR encoded by the coding sequence ATGGCAAAGCGCGGTACGAATGACGCAGAAGGTCCCTCTCCTTCTCACCTGATCGACGAGCGGATCAAGGAGCTGAACGACTGGCGTGGCGAGACACTCGCCCGCATCAGAGCCCTGATCAAGGCGGCCGACCCGGACATCATCGAGGAATGGAAATGGCGCGGCGTTCCGGTGTGGTCGCATGCGGGCATCATTTGCACGGGCGAAACATACAAGGCTGCCGTGAAGATGACCTTTGCCAAGGGTGCGTCGCTGGAGGACCCGTCCAATCTCTTCAACGCAAGCCTTGAAGGCAATACGAGGCGCGCCATCGACTTCCATGAAGGCGACGAAATCGAAGAAGAGGCGCTGAAGACGCTGATCCGCGCTGCAGTAGCGCTGAACGTGGCGCGGTAG
- a CDS encoding ABC-F family ATP-binding cassette domain-containing protein, with product MAPPLLILDGIRLTFGGTPLLDGASLMASAGDKIALVGRNGSGKSTLLKIAAGMVEAQDGEIFRQPTATIRYLPQEPDWYGAQTVRAYVEAGLGPADDPYRAAYLIESLGLTGDEEPTTLSGGEARRAALARVMAPEPDILLLDEPTNHLDLSTIEWLEGELMRTKSALIMISHDRRFLERISRATVWLDRGVTRRLDKGFSHFEEWRDQILEEEERDQHKLGRQIVREEHWLRYGVTARRKRNMRRLGDLHSMRQQFRTRRGPEGLATLTAADSQESGKLVIEAKKIAKSYGDLTVVSDFSTRIQRGDRVGLVGPNGAGKTTLLKMLIGQLAPDTGSVRLGANLDIAALDQKRELDPTETLAHYLTDGRGDSLVVNGEQKHVVSYMKDFLFKPEQARTPVRELSGGERARLVLARILSRPANLLVLDEPTNDLDMETLDLLQELVSGYAGTVILVSHDRDFLDRTVTSVVAPEGEGRWVEYAGGYSDMLAQRGGAKLDDRAPRARQAEKQNGGSGASGIKAAESKSASKKLSFKQKFALENLPKQMAETEAKMATLETRMADPAFYNRDPAGFQKVADELDALRAKLAGMEEEWLELEMLREEIEG from the coding sequence ATGGCACCACCGCTTCTCATTCTCGACGGCATCAGGCTGACATTCGGCGGCACCCCGCTTCTCGACGGTGCATCGCTGATGGCGTCCGCCGGTGACAAGATCGCGCTTGTCGGGCGCAACGGGTCGGGCAAATCGACACTTCTGAAGATCGCTGCCGGCATGGTCGAGGCGCAGGATGGCGAGATATTCCGCCAGCCGACCGCCACCATCCGCTATCTTCCGCAGGAGCCGGACTGGTATGGCGCGCAGACCGTGCGCGCTTATGTCGAGGCCGGGCTGGGACCAGCGGACGATCCTTACCGCGCCGCCTATCTGATCGAGAGCCTTGGGCTCACCGGCGATGAAGAGCCGACGACCCTGTCGGGCGGCGAGGCGCGACGCGCGGCACTGGCTCGCGTCATGGCGCCGGAACCCGACATCCTTCTGCTCGACGAGCCGACAAACCACCTCGACCTTTCCACCATCGAATGGCTGGAAGGTGAGTTGATGCGCACCAAGTCGGCGCTGATCATGATCTCGCACGACCGGCGCTTTCTCGAGCGCATCAGCCGGGCAACAGTCTGGCTCGATCGCGGCGTAACGCGGCGGCTGGACAAGGGCTTTTCGCATTTCGAAGAATGGCGCGACCAGATCCTCGAAGAGGAAGAACGAGATCAGCACAAGCTCGGTCGGCAGATCGTGCGCGAGGAGCACTGGCTGCGCTACGGCGTGACTGCGCGCCGCAAGCGCAACATGCGCCGGCTGGGCGATCTCCACTCCATGCGCCAGCAATTCCGTACGCGGCGAGGCCCCGAGGGGCTTGCGACCCTGACCGCGGCCGACAGCCAGGAATCCGGCAAGCTCGTCATCGAGGCGAAAAAGATCGCGAAGAGCTACGGCGATCTCACCGTGGTGAGCGACTTCTCGACCCGTATCCAGCGCGGCGACCGCGTCGGTCTGGTAGGGCCCAATGGTGCGGGCAAGACGACGCTTCTGAAGATGCTGATCGGCCAGCTTGCGCCCGATACGGGCAGCGTTCGGCTCGGCGCGAACCTCGACATCGCGGCACTCGACCAGAAGCGCGAACTCGACCCGACCGAGACGCTCGCGCATTATCTGACGGACGGGCGCGGTGATAGCCTCGTCGTCAATGGTGAGCAGAAGCATGTCGTGTCCTACATGAAGGACTTCCTGTTCAAGCCCGAACAGGCGCGCACTCCGGTTCGGGAACTGTCGGGCGGCGAACGCGCACGCCTCGTGCTGGCACGCATTCTGTCGCGCCCCGCCAACCTTTTGGTGCTCGACGAGCCGACAAACGATCTCGACATGGAGACGCTCGATCTCCTGCAGGAACTCGTGTCCGGCTATGCGGGCACTGTCATCCTCGTCAGCCATGATCGCGATTTTCTCGATCGCACCGTGACCAGCGTCGTCGCGCCGGAAGGCGAGGGGCGTTGGGTGGAATATGCCGGTGGCTACTCCGACATGCTCGCGCAGCGTGGTGGGGCGAAACTCGACGACCGTGCGCCGCGCGCCAGGCAGGCAGAAAAACAGAATGGCGGCTCCGGGGCGTCAGGTATCAAGGCGGCGGAGTCGAAGTCTGCGTCCAAAAAACTGTCCTTCAAGCAGAAGTTCGCATTGGAAAACCTGCCAAAGCAGATGGCCGAGACAGAGGCCAAGATGGCCACGCTCGAAACCAGAATGGCCGATCCGGCTTTCTACAACCGCGACCCGGCAGGTTTCCAGAAAGTGGCCGACGAACTCGATGCGCTGCGGGCAAAGCTCGCGGGCATGGAAGAAGAATGGCTGGAACTGGAAATGCTGCGCGAAGAAATCGAAGGCTAG
- a CDS encoding type II toxin-antitoxin system CcdA family antitoxin — MRNEAPSIRKAANLSIDATLLAEAKTLSVNISRAAEEGIASAVRAEKERLWKIENREALESWNAYVDEHGLPLAKYRQF, encoded by the coding sequence ATGCGCAACGAAGCCCCTTCCATCCGCAAAGCCGCGAATCTATCGATCGACGCCACGCTGCTTGCCGAGGCGAAGACGCTGTCGGTAAACATTTCACGGGCGGCCGAGGAAGGTATCGCCAGCGCGGTGCGCGCCGAGAAGGAGCGCCTCTGGAAGATCGAGAATCGCGAAGCGTTGGAGAGCTGGAACGCCTATGTCGACGAACACGGGCTTCCTCTGGCCAAATACCGTCAGTTCTGA